In Massilia forsythiae, one DNA window encodes the following:
- a CDS encoding BNR repeat-containing protein, whose protein sequence is MKHTLLRAAAAGCLAASCAAALGGCAGAAGPQADSHRHPVAGAVELSIVGPGWAANSVNAVVFRKNALASDGVDQYIAYYDGDGVVTLGKRKLAGGPWHVQRTPYRGNVRDAHNTISIMVDGAGYLHLAWDHHNNALHYARSVAPGSLAMRTAPMTGRDEGSLSYPEFFRLADGGLLFFYRDGGSGRGNLVLNRYDPTTMSWTRLHANLIDGEGRRNAYWQACVDGAGTVHVSWVWRESPDVASNHDMAYARSRDGGLTWEDSSGKPYALPIKAAGAEYAARIPQGSELINQTSMAADAQGRPYIASYWREPGSAVPQYRVLYKTADGGAWRRLDLDFRRTPFSLSGAGTKAIPVSRPQLLVRARGAGDASRAGAPVGALLVFRDRDRGDGVSAVRIDDVAAGRWRVEDLDTAPLGAWEPSFDTELWRRDGVLDLFLQAVRQVDGEGLADAAPTPVRVLRWRPGF, encoded by the coding sequence ATGAAGCACACTCTGTTACGCGCCGCCGCGGCGGGCTGCTTGGCCGCCTCGTGCGCGGCGGCGCTGGGCGGCTGCGCCGGCGCGGCCGGGCCGCAAGCGGACAGCCACCGGCATCCGGTTGCCGGCGCGGTCGAACTCTCCATTGTGGGCCCGGGCTGGGCAGCGAATTCGGTCAACGCCGTGGTGTTCCGCAAGAACGCGCTGGCCAGCGACGGCGTCGACCAGTACATCGCGTACTACGACGGCGACGGCGTGGTCACGCTCGGCAAGCGCAAGCTGGCCGGCGGCCCGTGGCACGTGCAGCGTACGCCCTACCGGGGCAATGTGCGCGACGCCCACAACACCATCAGCATCATGGTCGACGGCGCCGGCTACCTGCACCTGGCCTGGGACCACCACAACAACGCGCTGCACTACGCCAGGAGCGTGGCGCCGGGCAGCCTGGCGATGCGCACGGCGCCGATGACCGGGCGCGACGAGGGCTCGCTGTCTTACCCGGAATTCTTCCGCCTGGCCGATGGCGGCCTGCTGTTCTTCTACCGCGACGGCGGCTCCGGGCGCGGCAACCTGGTGCTGAACCGCTACGATCCGACGACGATGTCCTGGACCCGCCTGCACGCCAACCTGATCGACGGCGAAGGGCGGCGCAACGCCTACTGGCAAGCCTGCGTGGACGGCGCCGGCACCGTCCACGTGTCGTGGGTGTGGCGCGAATCGCCCGACGTGGCCAGCAACCACGACATGGCCTATGCGCGCTCGCGCGACGGCGGCCTGACCTGGGAAGACAGCAGCGGCAAGCCGTACGCGCTGCCGATCAAGGCCGCCGGCGCGGAGTACGCCGCGCGCATCCCGCAGGGCAGCGAGTTGATCAACCAGACGTCGATGGCGGCCGATGCCCAGGGCCGGCCCTACATCGCCAGCTACTGGCGCGAGCCGGGCAGCGCGGTGCCGCAATACCGGGTGCTGTACAAGACCGCCGACGGCGGCGCCTGGCGCCGGCTCGACCTGGATTTCCGCCGTACGCCGTTCTCGCTGAGCGGCGCCGGCACCAAGGCGATTCCGGTGTCGCGCCCGCAGCTGCTGGTGCGCGCGCGCGGCGCTGGCGACGCATCCCGCGCCGGTGCGCCGGTCGGCGCGCTGCTGGTGTTCCGCGACCGCGACCGCGGCGACGGCGTGTCGGCGGTGCGCATCGACGACGTCGCCGCCGGCCGCTGGCGCGTCGAGGACCTGGACACGGCGCCGCTGGGCGCCTGGGAACCCAGCTTCGATACCGAACTTTGGCGCCGCGACGGCGTACTCGATCTGTTCCTGCAGGCGGTGCGCCAGGTCGACGGCGAAGGCCTGGCGGACGCCGCGCCGACGCCGGTGCGGGTGCTGCGCTGGCGCCCGGGCTTTTGA
- a CDS encoding glycoside hydrolase family 88/105 protein codes for MTRRLRPNTTPIVAMLGIAALAAACGTSPKAASPDAGPGASAGAASAPAAGSPAAGSPAAGMPAAAPRPTRAQALAALERANRYWQAHNPPEKWPFWDVAAYHTGNMAAYALTGNASWRAYSTAWAEHNRWRGASSDVKADWKYTYGETGDHVLFGDWQVCFQTYADLYNLDPVKDARKIARAREVMEYQMATSNRDYWWWADGIYMAMPVMTRLYAITGERRYLDKLQEWFTYADELMYDREAGLYYRDARYVYPKHASGNGGKDFWARGDGWVFAAFARTLADLPQDHPVRPLLVARYRRMAAALKATQQPQGYWTRSLLDPQFAPGPESSGTAFFTYGYLWGINHGYLDRADYAPVALRGWDFLSRTALGPDGKLGYVQPIGDRAIPGQVVNQDSTAPFGVGAFLLAGTEMVRFLDR; via the coding sequence ATGACGAGACGACTCCGCCCGAACACGACGCCGATCGTGGCCATGCTCGGCATCGCCGCGCTGGCCGCCGCCTGCGGCACCTCCCCCAAAGCCGCCAGCCCCGATGCCGGCCCCGGCGCCTCCGCAGGCGCGGCCTCGGCGCCGGCCGCCGGATCGCCGGCCGCCGGATCGCCGGCCGCAGGAATGCCCGCTGCCGCCCCGCGTCCGACCCGCGCCCAGGCCTTGGCAGCGCTGGAGCGCGCCAACCGCTACTGGCAAGCGCACAACCCGCCCGAAAAATGGCCGTTCTGGGACGTCGCCGCCTACCACACCGGCAACATGGCCGCGTATGCGCTGACCGGGAACGCATCCTGGCGCGCCTACTCGACCGCGTGGGCCGAGCACAACCGCTGGCGCGGCGCCTCCTCCGACGTCAAGGCCGACTGGAAGTACACCTATGGCGAGACCGGCGACCACGTGCTGTTCGGCGACTGGCAGGTGTGCTTCCAGACCTACGCCGACCTGTACAACCTGGACCCCGTGAAGGATGCGCGCAAGATCGCGCGTGCGCGCGAGGTGATGGAATACCAGATGGCGACTTCCAACCGCGATTACTGGTGGTGGGCCGACGGCATCTACATGGCGATGCCGGTGATGACGCGCCTGTACGCCATCACCGGCGAGCGCCGCTATCTGGACAAGCTGCAGGAGTGGTTCACCTATGCCGACGAGCTGATGTACGACCGCGAGGCCGGCCTGTACTACCGCGACGCGCGCTATGTCTATCCGAAGCACGCCAGCGGCAACGGCGGCAAGGACTTCTGGGCGCGCGGCGACGGCTGGGTGTTCGCCGCCTTCGCGCGCACGCTGGCCGACCTGCCGCAGGACCATCCGGTGCGTCCGCTGCTGGTCGCGCGCTACCGGCGCATGGCGGCGGCGCTCAAGGCCACGCAGCAGCCGCAGGGCTACTGGACGCGCAGCCTGCTCGACCCGCAGTTCGCGCCCGGTCCGGAGAGCAGCGGCACCGCCTTCTTCACCTACGGCTACCTGTGGGGCATCAACCACGGCTATCTGGACCGGGCCGACTACGCGCCGGTGGCGCTGCGCGGCTGGGACTTCCTCAGCCGCACGGCGCTCGGGCCGGACGGCAAACTCGGCTACGTGCAGCCGATCGGCGACCGCGCGATTCCCGGACAGGTGGTGAACCAGGATTCGACGGCGCCGTTCGGGGTCGGCGCGTTCCTGCTGGCGGGGACGGAAATGGTGCGTTTTCTCGACCGCTGA